From one Thermatribacter velox genomic stretch:
- a CDS encoding ACT domain-containing protein, translating into MDQEILFSELGEKPSHHNKVVITVVGLDHIGIIAGITSVLAQYQVNIEDITQKILGEYFTMILIGDISRCTTDLKTLKEALTKKGEAIGVKVFMQHAEVFHAMHRI; encoded by the coding sequence TTGGACCAGGAAATACTGTTTTCTGAACTTGGAGAAAAACCCAGCCACCACAACAAAGTGGTAATTACCGTAGTGGGGCTTGACCACATTGGCATTATTGCAGGGATAACTTCGGTTCTGGCACAATACCAGGTGAATATCGAAGATATAACCCAGAAAATACTCGGTGAATACTTCACGATGATTTTGATTGGGGATATTTCCCGTTGCACCACCGACCTCAAAACCCTGAAGGAAGCGCTAACCAAAAAAGGAGAGGCGATAGGGGTCAAGGTCTTTATGCAGCACGCAGAAGTATTCCACGCCATGCACCGTATATAA
- the nfi gene encoding deoxyribonuclease V (cleaves DNA at apurinic or apyrimidinic sites) yields MEKILPFPFQVSIEEALFIQKELKKRISLNCTLEESSVNRIGGIDVSYLKNGFSMAVAVVLSFPEFQLLEVQVGKAPASFPYIPGFLSFREGPAIEKALAQIKKEPQLWFFDGQGIAHPRGVGLASHIGVLFDLVSIGIAKKPLIGEFEPPSPEKGAYSPLYYQEKQVGFAVRTRKNVKPIYVSPGHKISLEGALRWALKAISRYRLPEPTRIAHQLSQKLKKEGQDLGPGNTVF; encoded by the coding sequence ATGGAGAAGATTCTTCCTTTTCCTTTCCAGGTATCAATAGAAGAAGCGCTGTTCATTCAGAAAGAACTGAAAAAAAGGATTTCCCTAAACTGTACCCTTGAAGAGAGTTCCGTAAACCGCATCGGGGGTATCGATGTTTCCTATCTTAAAAATGGCTTTTCAATGGCAGTCGCTGTGGTGCTTTCCTTTCCCGAGTTTCAGCTTCTGGAAGTCCAAGTAGGCAAGGCGCCTGCTTCCTTTCCATATATTCCTGGTTTTTTATCCTTTAGGGAGGGTCCAGCCATAGAAAAAGCGCTGGCCCAAATAAAGAAGGAGCCTCAGCTTTGGTTTTTTGACGGACAGGGCATAGCTCATCCCCGTGGGGTGGGCCTGGCCAGCCATATCGGTGTGCTCTTTGACTTGGTCTCGATAGGTATTGCCAAAAAACCCCTGATTGGAGAGTTTGAACCACCTTCACCTGAAAAAGGGGCTTATTCACCGCTTTACTATCAAGAAAAGCAGGTAGGTTTTGCAGTGCGTACCCGCAAGAACGTGAAACCCATTTACGTTTCCCCTGGACACAAAATCAGCCTGGAAGGCGCTCTCAGGTGGGCTCTCAAGGCAATAAGTAGGTACCGCCTTCCGGAGCCAACCCGCATAGCGCATCAGCTATCTCAAAAACTTAAAAAGGAGGGCCAAGACCTTGGACCAGGAAATACTGTTTTCTGA
- a CDS encoding Veg family protein, with product MTTQSSIEEIKEWIDLLIGKEVVIEVNKGRKRTVTRRGTVEKAYPFFFTLRMDIDGSCQRISFNYVDILTKTIEVEVL from the coding sequence TTGACCACCCAATCTTCTATAGAAGAAATTAAAGAATGGATAGACCTTTTAATAGGGAAAGAAGTAGTTATCGAAGTTAACAAAGGCCGCAAACGGACGGTAACCCGCCGAGGAACAGTTGAAAAAGCGTATCCTTTCTTCTTTACGCTCCGCATGGACATCGATGGTTCGTGCCAGCGCATCTCCTTTAACTACGTGGACATCCTCACCAAAACCATAGAAGTAGAAGTACTGTAA
- a CDS encoding PPC domain-containing DNA-binding protein, which produces MDYGRLKIEDVVVISIFPGEYVLETVEEVIQKEKIKNGVVLTGFGTLSEVHLHWVTTTGLPPVEHFEKYEGPFELLSLHGVIANGEPHIHAVVSDVKGAYGGHLEHGNKVLYLCEMAIGVLSEAPMKREITKEGLKQLRFGK; this is translated from the coding sequence ATGGATTACGGACGCTTGAAAATCGAAGATGTGGTGGTCATCAGCATTTTTCCTGGAGAGTACGTGCTGGAAACAGTTGAAGAAGTAATTCAAAAGGAAAAAATCAAAAACGGCGTGGTATTGACCGGCTTTGGTACCCTGAGCGAAGTGCATCTCCACTGGGTAACCACCACCGGCCTTCCCCCGGTAGAGCATTTCGAAAAATACGAAGGGCCTTTTGAGCTACTTTCTCTTCACGGGGTAATTGCCAATGGAGAACCCCACATTCACGCCGTGGTATCCGACGTCAAAGGTGCCTATGGAGGCCACCTGGAACATGGAAACAAAGTGCTCTATTTGTGCGAGATGGCCATCGGGGTCCTCTCTGAAGCGCCAATGAAGCGCGAGATAACCAAAGAAGGGTTGAAGCAGCTGCGCTTTGGAAAGTGA
- a CDS encoding GH1 family beta-glucosidase — protein MKREMFPSDFLWGVATASYQIEGAYNEDGKGESIWDRFAHTPGKIKDGTTGDVACDHYHRYREDIALLKELGVNSYRFSVSWPRIFPCGKGEVNQKGLDFYNALVDELLKQGIKPLLTLYHWDLPQPLQFHGGWTNTDTVQAFLEYAMLLFKTLGDRVELWATFNEPWCISFLSHELGEHAPGIKDRRTALQVAHNVLVAHGKAVKAFRGKNLPGKIGIVLNLYPVHPLSESEQDKEAATLSDCYRNRWFLDPVFKGKYPEELLSVYQKLYGDFAKDYESIQVASEKMDFLGVNYYSREVVSYDPKSILKSKTVKVEGKRTDMDWEIYPQGIQEILVRINREYGPIDLYVTENGAAFKDEMKNGKIQDYERIDFLKEHFKNTYYAIQQGVPVKGYFVWSLMDNFEWAHGYSKRFGLFYVDYNDNLKRIPKESARWFKKFLNNEISLEE, from the coding sequence ATGAAAAGAGAGATGTTTCCAAGCGATTTCCTGTGGGGAGTTGCCACCGCTTCTTACCAAATAGAAGGAGCCTATAATGAAGATGGAAAAGGCGAAAGCATCTGGGACCGCTTTGCGCATACTCCAGGAAAGATTAAAGACGGCACCACAGGGGATGTTGCCTGTGACCACTACCACCGTTACCGCGAAGACATTGCTCTGCTGAAAGAGCTGGGAGTTAATTCATATCGCTTTTCGGTTTCCTGGCCACGGATATTTCCGTGTGGAAAAGGTGAAGTGAACCAGAAAGGCCTTGATTTTTACAATGCGCTGGTTGACGAGCTGCTCAAGCAGGGAATAAAACCCCTGCTCACCCTTTACCACTGGGACCTGCCCCAGCCCCTGCAGTTTCACGGAGGATGGACCAACACCGATACTGTGCAGGCTTTTTTAGAATATGCCATGCTCCTCTTTAAAACATTGGGAGACCGGGTGGAACTATGGGCCACTTTTAACGAACCCTGGTGCATTTCCTTTCTTTCACACGAACTCGGAGAGCACGCACCAGGCATCAAAGACCGTCGTACAGCTCTTCAGGTAGCCCACAACGTACTGGTAGCGCACGGCAAAGCGGTTAAAGCATTCCGTGGCAAAAACCTGCCTGGTAAAATCGGCATTGTGCTTAACCTTTACCCGGTACATCCTCTCTCGGAATCGGAACAGGACAAAGAAGCAGCCACCTTAAGTGACTGTTACCGTAACCGCTGGTTCCTGGATCCAGTGTTCAAGGGGAAATATCCTGAAGAGCTCTTAAGCGTATACCAAAAACTTTACGGAGATTTTGCTAAAGACTACGAAAGTATCCAGGTTGCTTCTGAAAAGATGGACTTTTTAGGTGTCAACTACTATTCTCGAGAAGTAGTAAGCTATGACCCCAAAAGCATTTTGAAATCAAAAACAGTAAAAGTGGAAGGAAAACGCACCGATATGGACTGGGAAATCTACCCCCAGGGTATTCAGGAAATACTGGTCAGGATAAACAGGGAATACGGCCCCATTGACCTCTATGTCACCGAAAACGGTGCTGCTTTCAAAGACGAAATGAAAAACGGCAAAATTCAGGATTATGAGCGTATCGATTTTCTCAAGGAGCACTTTAAAAACACTTACTATGCCATCCAGCAGGGAGTACCCGTTAAAGGCTATTTTGTGTGGAGCCTTATGGACAACTTCGAATGGGCGCACGGCTACAGCAAGCGCTTTGGCCTGTTCTACGTGGACTACAACGATAACCTGAAGCGTATACCCAAAGAAAGTGCCCGGTGGTTCAAAAAATTCCTGAACAATGAAATATCGCTGGAAGAATAG
- a CDS encoding nucleotidyltransferase domain-containing protein: protein MKNGDSMLEAALEKLRTFSPSHKQYIKEVLTSIIEHYGNLLCILAIFGSYARGENRKNSDLDLLVILERAQSLRKRLEEFEEAIKRTEPLAQELYEKEGIYCEPSPYILSRDEAFTFQPIYFDLYEHHILVFDPQNMFPRLIASIGKALREHRAQKFSWGNFWGWKAEKFLGGTKL from the coding sequence ATGAAAAATGGTGATAGTATGCTGGAAGCAGCTTTGGAAAAATTACGAACCTTTTCACCATCACACAAACAATATATCAAAGAGGTCTTAACCTCAATCATTGAGCACTATGGAAACTTGCTATGCATACTGGCCATTTTTGGCTCCTACGCCCGGGGCGAAAACCGCAAAAATTCAGACCTGGACCTTTTGGTAATCCTTGAAAGAGCTCAGAGCTTGCGAAAAAGGCTGGAAGAGTTTGAAGAGGCTATAAAAAGGACCGAACCGCTGGCTCAAGAACTCTACGAAAAAGAAGGCATTTACTGTGAACCCTCTCCCTACATCCTTTCCCGGGATGAAGCATTCACCTTTCAGCCCATATACTTTGACCTTTATGAACACCACATCCTGGTCTTTGACCCTCAAAACATGTTCCCCAGACTTATCGCCTCCATAGGAAAAGCACTCCGAGAACACCGAGCCCAGAAGTTTTCCTGGGGCAACTTTTGGGGATGGAAAGCAGAAAAGTTTTTGGGAGGAACCAAGCTGTGA
- a CDS encoding nucleotidyltransferase domain-containing protein, translated as MRKAVTEMPSELVQIDRDKLKAYVEEKAGQYSEIAGIYLFGSAICAMRPDSDIDLGIILVPDAVKPDKEVDLFLAKLYLALRNFEGHPFDLVSVCDVDTVFAFAILRRGVPLLVKNEAVVSKVIESISRRYADIYPRYKKALEMITGVNL; from the coding sequence TTGAGAAAGGCAGTGACGGAAATGCCATCAGAACTGGTTCAGATTGATAGAGATAAGTTAAAAGCTTATGTAGAAGAAAAAGCTGGCCAGTACAGCGAAATTGCTGGCATATATCTTTTTGGCTCCGCTATCTGTGCTATGAGGCCCGACAGTGATATCGATTTGGGTATCATCCTGGTGCCCGATGCAGTAAAGCCAGACAAAGAAGTAGACCTCTTTTTAGCAAAACTTTACTTAGCGTTGAGAAATTTCGAGGGACATCCTTTTGACCTGGTTTCGGTGTGTGATGTGGATACCGTTTTTGCTTTCGCAATTTTAAGGCGCGGTGTTCCTCTCCTGGTTAAAAACGAAGCGGTAGTTTCGAAGGTTATAGAATCGATCAGCCGAAGATATGCAGACATCTATCCGAGATACAAAAAGGCCCTTGAAATGATAACGGGAGTGAATCTTTGA
- a CDS encoding LacI family DNA-binding transcriptional regulator, which yields MATLKDVAKLAGVSPKTVSRVINDSPLVNEETRRRVLEAIRLLDYHPNEVAKNLRRRRSQTIGFLVPYGSDFVFRDMGMMEQLKGVHDVVVREGYNLMLSVPLAKEDSLWEAERLVKRRCVDGVILYPSSGIDVIAREFLHRNLHFVTLGIGFKDQETNFVEVDFSQATCEAVFYLLSQGCKRIGLLTRPHWFFNVPENDSFLSGFKKALEEAGMDFIPQLVRESDFTVEGGYRDFLKLREQVPDMDGVVCAADPTAYGVIKALWELGKQPGRDFKVVSGDNFPLTRKLFPWLPSMHNPLLRQGEEAARMLLALIEKNNQLPGVVLEATFEPPKLH from the coding sequence ATGGCTACTTTAAAGGATGTTGCTAAGCTGGCGGGTGTATCTCCCAAGACGGTTTCCAGAGTCATCAACGACAGCCCTCTGGTCAATGAGGAAACCAGAAGGCGGGTTCTGGAAGCAATCAGGTTACTCGACTACCACCCCAATGAGGTTGCCAAGAACCTTCGCAGGCGCCGCTCTCAGACCATTGGCTTTCTGGTGCCTTATGGTTCTGATTTTGTGTTCCGGGATATGGGAATGATGGAGCAGCTCAAGGGCGTGCATGATGTGGTGGTCAGGGAAGGCTACAACCTGATGCTCTCGGTGCCTCTGGCAAAGGAAGATTCGCTTTGGGAAGCCGAGCGCCTGGTGAAGCGCCGCTGTGTGGACGGAGTAATCCTCTACCCTTCTTCAGGAATTGACGTCATTGCGAGAGAGTTTTTACACCGTAACCTGCATTTTGTTACCCTGGGAATTGGTTTTAAGGACCAGGAAACCAATTTTGTGGAAGTTGATTTTTCGCAAGCTACCTGTGAAGCGGTGTTTTATCTCCTCTCTCAGGGCTGCAAGCGTATTGGCCTTCTCACCCGTCCCCACTGGTTTTTCAATGTTCCGGAAAATGATTCTTTCCTGAGCGGTTTTAAAAAGGCTCTGGAAGAAGCGGGGATGGATTTTATTCCGCAGCTGGTCAGAGAGAGTGATTTCACGGTGGAAGGGGGCTACCGGGATTTTCTGAAACTGCGGGAACAGGTGCCGGATATGGACGGCGTGGTATGCGCCGCTGACCCTACGGCCTACGGTGTTATCAAGGCTCTGTGGGAACTGGGTAAACAACCCGGTCGGGACTTTAAGGTGGTTTCTGGAGACAATTTTCCGCTCACCCGCAAGCTTTTCCCCTGGCTTCCCTCCATGCATAACCCCTTGCTGAGGCAAGGAGAAGAAGCTGCCCGTATGTTGCTTGCACTTATTGAAAAGAATAACCAGCTCCCGGGTGTGGTGCTTGAGGCTACCTTTGAGCCCCCGAAACTGCACTAA
- a CDS encoding DUF2207 domain-containing protein, which translates to MKRSGWVLGLVLFLIFLFAGGAYAKSYYHPRIVQSFLLLDDGDVEVTEDRYFSFEGSFSWAELRILRKGVEDIQFEGVWDAQSGEPLPHEILREAGSVGIRWSYRAQDEVRAFRIKYLLKGAVTCYQDVAQFYWKVIEDQHAAILELESTFTLPRPSPDLFKLFVHTSAEPGELTFSDDRRTVRFRVQNIPADSFVEVRLLNSPSVFSKVAPLPEKRYEAILEEERRFASRELRAFWLGALAGFLLLALGIFYLVLFVVYYFRYGKEPKIDYQREYEQEPPLDIAPCFLGVALSQKRDNSLLSRAFLATILDLARRGFLEVREEERKGFLTKKEYLVFRFSEKSRNKEAVSRELNRFEVEVLDLLFKISKNGEQVSTLDIESWGKEIRGNRSNFLRFIEGWGRDLREEFERRYFKILDPISERKKNFFTVLGVLYFIGGIFLTIVLSGFSPAVFLGVPFLILALFLALLGQRVLRRWSREAALLFRRFMAFRKFLTDFSLLREAPPTLLNIWDRYLIYAVVLGVAEKLLKNLRRYAEETHRDLVVPSWYYPAHGVAFNLASLDAFSGLDALSHRMENMANLRQALSSSSSVGGGFSSGGGGGGGGGSSSAG; encoded by the coding sequence ATGAAGCGTTCAGGCTGGGTTCTGGGTCTTGTGCTTTTTTTGATTTTCCTTTTTGCAGGTGGTGCTTACGCCAAAAGTTACTATCACCCCCGCATTGTGCAGTCTTTTTTGCTGCTTGACGACGGCGATGTCGAGGTAACCGAGGACCGCTACTTCTCCTTTGAGGGGAGCTTTTCCTGGGCGGAGCTGCGCATCCTGCGCAAAGGGGTGGAGGATATCCAGTTTGAGGGAGTCTGGGATGCTCAAAGCGGAGAGCCTCTGCCCCATGAGATTTTGCGCGAGGCGGGCTCGGTGGGTATCCGCTGGTCGTACCGGGCGCAGGATGAGGTGCGCGCTTTCCGCATCAAGTACCTGCTTAAAGGGGCTGTTACCTGCTACCAGGACGTAGCCCAGTTTTACTGGAAAGTGATTGAGGACCAGCACGCAGCCATTTTAGAGCTCGAGAGCACCTTTACCCTTCCCCGGCCCAGCCCTGACCTTTTCAAGCTCTTCGTCCACACCAGCGCCGAACCAGGGGAGTTGACTTTTTCTGATGACCGGCGCACGGTGCGCTTCCGGGTGCAGAACATTCCCGCTGACAGCTTTGTGGAAGTGCGCCTTTTAAACAGCCCGTCCGTTTTCTCCAAAGTGGCGCCCCTTCCCGAGAAGCGCTACGAGGCCATTCTTGAAGAGGAACGGCGCTTTGCTTCCCGGGAACTGCGGGCTTTCTGGCTGGGTGCGCTGGCCGGCTTTTTACTGCTTGCTCTGGGGATTTTTTATCTGGTGCTTTTTGTGGTGTATTATTTCCGCTACGGTAAAGAACCAAAAATCGACTATCAGCGGGAATACGAGCAGGAGCCGCCCCTTGACATTGCTCCCTGCTTTCTGGGAGTTGCCTTGAGCCAAAAGCGGGACAATTCCCTTTTGAGCCGCGCTTTTCTGGCCACCATCCTGGACCTTGCCCGGCGAGGCTTTCTTGAGGTGCGGGAAGAAGAGCGCAAAGGGTTTTTGACCAAAAAAGAATACCTGGTTTTCCGCTTCAGCGAAAAATCCCGCAATAAGGAAGCAGTGTCCCGGGAGCTCAACCGCTTCGAAGTGGAGGTCCTGGACCTGCTTTTTAAAATCAGCAAAAACGGTGAGCAAGTGTCCACCTTAGACATTGAGAGCTGGGGCAAGGAAATACGGGGCAACCGCAGCAATTTTCTGCGCTTTATCGAGGGCTGGGGCAGGGATTTACGCGAGGAGTTCGAGCGGCGCTATTTCAAAATCCTGGACCCGATTTCAGAGCGCAAGAAAAACTTTTTTACAGTTTTGGGCGTTCTTTACTTTATCGGAGGGATTTTCCTGACCATCGTGCTGAGCGGTTTTTCCCCAGCAGTTTTTCTGGGGGTGCCTTTTCTAATTCTGGCTCTTTTCCTGGCTCTTCTGGGGCAGCGGGTTTTGCGCCGCTGGAGCAGGGAGGCAGCGCTCCTTTTCCGGCGCTTCATGGCCTTTCGAAAATTTCTCACCGATTTTTCCCTGCTGCGTGAGGCTCCACCCACCCTGCTCAACATATGGGACCGCTATCTCATCTATGCGGTGGTGCTCGGTGTGGCTGAAAAGCTTTTGAAGAACCTGCGGCGCTATGCCGAGGAAACCCATCGCGACCTGGTAGTGCCTTCCTGGTACTATCCAGCACACGGTGTGGCCTTCAACCTGGCGTCGCTTGATGCTTTCTCCGGTTTGGATGCGCTTTCCCACCGCATGGAGAATATGGCCAACCTGCGCCAGGCGTTGAGCTCTTCCTCTTCAGTAGGCGGTGGCTTTTCAAGCGGCGGTGGTGGCGGTGGTGGAGGCGGCTCATCGAGCGCCGGCTGA
- a CDS encoding LemA family protein, with protein MGWVILAILIIVGLYLVVLYNRLITFRNRVENAWAQVDVQLRRRYDLIPNLVETVKGYAAHEREVFENVARARQAAISAQSPQEKGQMENQLTQALRQLFAVAEAYPELRASENFQNLQAQLAETENKIAYARQFYNDTVFRYNTTIEKFPANLFARSLGFTKKEYFEVEGEGREPVRVEF; from the coding sequence ATGGGCTGGGTTATTCTGGCTATTCTGATTATCGTGGGGCTTTACCTGGTGGTTCTTTACAACCGCCTGATTACCTTCCGCAACCGGGTTGAAAATGCCTGGGCGCAGGTGGATGTGCAGCTTCGCAGGCGCTACGACCTCATCCCCAACCTGGTGGAGACGGTCAAAGGTTATGCTGCCCATGAGCGGGAGGTGTTTGAAAATGTGGCTCGGGCCCGCCAGGCGGCAATTTCTGCCCAGAGCCCCCAGGAAAAAGGGCAGATGGAAAACCAGCTAACTCAGGCTTTGCGCCAGCTCTTTGCGGTGGCTGAAGCCTATCCGGAGCTTCGAGCCAGCGAAAACTTCCAGAACCTGCAAGCACAGCTTGCGGAAACCGAAAACAAGATTGCCTATGCCCGCCAGTTCTATAACGACACCGTTTTTCGCTACAACACCACCATCGAGAAATTTCCAGCCAACCTGTTTGCCCGCTCCCTGGGCTTTACCAAAAAAGAGTACTTTGAGGTGGAAGGGGAAGGCAGAGAGCCGGTCCGGGTGGAGTTTTAA
- a CDS encoding 30S ribosomal protein THX translates to MGKGDRRTKRGKIFLGTYGKYRPKKKKKENAQ, encoded by the coding sequence ATGGGAAAGGGTGACCGCCGCACTAAAAGAGGCAAAATATTTCTGGGGACTTATGGAAAGTACCGCCCCAAAAAGAAAAAGAAAGAGAATGCTCAATGA
- a CDS encoding ECF transporter S component: MRGSSGWVRWLTRTAVLLALTLAVQSLGLPQWFTGPLVNAFLLLASLVSGIGSGVLVGLLTPWIALLRGILPPPLAPMVPFIMLGNALLVIIFSLVRRKKEVLWLSIVALVLAALGKYLLLSQAVRYLVEVPPRVAQAMQVPQLLTALGGGAIALSIERALKKALK; the protein is encoded by the coding sequence GTGAGAGGCTCTTCAGGCTGGGTCAGGTGGCTTACCCGCACTGCAGTGCTTTTGGCTTTGACCTTGGCGGTGCAGTCGCTGGGATTGCCCCAGTGGTTCACCGGCCCTCTGGTCAACGCTTTTTTACTTCTGGCTTCTTTAGTTTCAGGGATAGGTAGCGGTGTGCTGGTGGGGCTTTTGACTCCCTGGATTGCGCTTTTGCGGGGAATTCTCCCGCCACCCCTGGCTCCCATGGTGCCTTTCATCATGCTTGGCAATGCTCTTTTGGTCATCATTTTTTCGCTGGTGCGCAGAAAGAAAGAGGTTCTCTGGTTGAGCATTGTTGCTCTGGTTCTGGCGGCGCTTGGCAAATATCTGCTCCTTTCTCAAGCGGTTCGCTATCTGGTGGAGGTCCCGCCCCGGGTGGCCCAGGCCATGCAGGTTCCCCAGCTGCTCACTGCTTTGGGCGGGGGTGCCATTGCCTTATCTATTGAGCGAGCGCTCAAGAAGGCTTTGAAGTGA
- a CDS encoding nucleotidyltransferase domain-containing protein, which translates to MDLAEERKKHQLALEAALWKAVEVLKGFPGVKQVILFGSYARGRRDLFTDLDFLVVMESDLDFLSRLALLRQALALPVDFDLLACTPQELERLKDRPFFKKALQEGKVIYEKER; encoded by the coding sequence TTGGACCTGGCGGAGGAGAGAAAAAAGCACCAGCTTGCACTTGAGGCTGCGCTCTGGAAAGCGGTTGAGGTTTTGAAGGGTTTTCCCGGCGTGAAGCAGGTCATCCTTTTTGGTTCCTATGCGCGGGGAAGGAGAGACCTTTTCACCGACCTTGATTTTCTGGTGGTCATGGAGAGCGACCTCGACTTTTTGAGCCGCCTGGCCCTTTTACGCCAGGCCCTTGCGCTTCCGGTGGACTTTGACCTTCTGGCTTGCACTCCCCAAGAGCTTGAGCGCTTGAAGGACCGGCCTTTTTTCAAAAAAGCACTCCAGGAAGGAAAGGTGATTTATGAGAAAGAGCGCTGA
- a CDS encoding HDOD domain-containing protein, which translates to MGEITLEELAQKVKELPALPAVVQKVMELVEDPRSSAQDIEVVLKKDQGLTAEVLRLANSAFYGIPRRISTVSEATVFLGFKTVKNMVLTASCRGLMQRKLSGYFLERGELWKHSLSAALAAQLLSKKAKFPHPETAYTAGLLHDIGKLILDTYLKERYQEVLKRVEEGEVTFLEAEEEILGFNHAAVGARLAERWSLPPSLTEAIGFHHQPEKASEAPKLCAIVHLADWISVTLGLGMGVDGFLYRVSSQALDTLRISEKSLELALLELSELLSRGDAFSL; encoded by the coding sequence GTGGGCGAAATTACTCTTGAAGAACTGGCACAAAAAGTCAAAGAGCTTCCCGCACTTCCTGCAGTGGTCCAGAAGGTTATGGAGCTTGTGGAAGACCCGCGCTCTTCGGCGCAGGACATCGAAGTAGTGCTCAAAAAAGACCAGGGCCTGACCGCCGAAGTCCTGCGGCTTGCCAACTCCGCCTTTTACGGGATTCCTCGCCGCATCAGCACCGTTTCTGAAGCCACTGTATTTTTAGGCTTTAAAACCGTAAAGAACATGGTGCTCACCGCCTCCTGTCGTGGTCTGATGCAGAGAAAGCTCAGCGGCTACTTTCTGGAACGGGGAGAACTCTGGAAGCATTCCCTCTCAGCCGCCCTCGCTGCCCAGCTTTTGAGCAAAAAAGCGAAATTCCCCCATCCAGAAACCGCTTACACCGCAGGCCTTCTCCACGACATCGGAAAACTCATCCTGGATACCTACCTCAAAGAACGCTACCAGGAAGTCCTCAAGCGGGTGGAAGAAGGAGAAGTTACTTTCCTGGAAGCCGAAGAAGAAATTCTGGGCTTCAACCATGCCGCAGTTGGAGCACGGCTTGCCGAGCGCTGGAGCCTTCCTCCTTCACTGACTGAAGCCATTGGCTTTCACCACCAGCCAGAAAAAGCGAGCGAAGCACCGAAACTCTGCGCTATCGTGCACCTTGCCGACTGGATTAGCGTAACCCTGGGCTTGGGCATGGGTGTGGACGGGTTTTTGTATCGGGTGTCTTCGCAAGCTCTGGACACCTTGAGAATTTCTGAAAAATCCTTGGAGCTTGCCCTCCTTGAGCTTTCTGAACTCCTTTCCCGGGGCGATGCATTTTCCCTTTGA
- a CDS encoding LacI family DNA-binding transcriptional regulator — protein sequence MSQRKSVTMKDVAREAGVALSTVSHFLNQSAPLSEETRQKIKKAIEKLNYRPNLTARNLKKRKTNTIGVFVPDIANPFYAEIYKGVADAAREKKYNVILYATSYQKDREYDFVRLVTQWQVDGVIVSYSLIDENLWSKLERADIPLVLVDVYPVNNRWPSVVVDSETGIQLAVQYLFNLGHREIAYLSEPPYILPLVKRQQAFIDSIKHLKLPLNKEWILVEKKQANRVEIGYALGKKLLSGKNLPTAVVTSSDLVAIGAMKAFLESGLKIPDDMSIVGFDDIIFSSYVHPSLTTIRQPKYEMSKKGTEFLLQLIERRESFALQDKLHRIKPVLVERLSCSAPRKR from the coding sequence TTGTCGCAAAGGAAAAGCGTAACTATGAAGGACGTAGCCAGAGAAGCAGGAGTAGCTTTATCAACAGTTTCCCATTTCCTGAACCAGAGCGCACCTCTTTCAGAAGAAACCAGGCAAAAGATAAAAAAAGCGATCGAGAAGCTCAACTACCGACCTAATCTTACTGCGCGCAACCTCAAAAAGAGAAAGACCAACACCATTGGGGTTTTTGTTCCTGACATTGCCAACCCCTTTTACGCCGAAATCTACAAAGGAGTTGCCGACGCAGCGAGAGAGAAAAAGTACAACGTGATTCTATACGCCACCAGCTACCAGAAGGACCGCGAATACGACTTTGTAAGGCTGGTCACCCAGTGGCAGGTAGATGGAGTCATTGTAAGTTACAGCCTTATAGACGAGAATCTATGGTCTAAGCTCGAGAGAGCAGACATACCTCTTGTTCTGGTAGACGTATACCCAGTAAACAACCGCTGGCCTTCAGTTGTGGTAGACAGCGAAACCGGTATTCAGCTTGCTGTTCAATATCTCTTTAATCTGGGACATCGTGAAATAGCCTACCTGAGTGAACCACCCTATATTCTACCCCTGGTCAAACGTCAGCAAGCTTTTATCGATAGCATCAAGCACTTGAAGTTACCTCTTAACAAAGAATGGATTCTGGTTGAGAAAAAGCAGGCCAATCGGGTGGAGATAGGCTATGCGCTGGGTAAGAAATTGCTCTCTGGGAAAAACCTGCCCACCGCTGTGGTTACCAGCTCCGACCTGGTAGCCATTGGAGCCATGAAAGCTTTTCTGGAAAGTGGGCTAAAAATACCCGATGACATGTCCATCGTGGGTTTTGACGATATTATCTTTAGTTCCTACGTCCATCCTTCGCTGACTACCATACGCCAGCCCAAATACGAAATGAGTAAAAAAGGCACTGAGTTTTTGCTCCAGCTAATAGAAAGGCGCGAGTCTTTCGCGCTTCAAGATAAGCTTCACCGTATCAAGCCAGTTCTCGTAGAACGCCTGTCTTGTAGTGCACCCAGAAAGCGTTGA